In Oryctolagus cuniculus chromosome X, mOryCun1.1, whole genome shotgun sequence, a single window of DNA contains:
- the MED12 gene encoding mediator of RNA polymerase II transcription subunit 12 isoform X6, which produces MAAFGILSYEHRPLKRPRLGPPDVYPQDPKQKEDELTALNVKQGFNNQPAVSGDEHGSAKNVNFNPAKISSNFSSIIAEKLRCNTLSDTGRRKPQVNQKDNFWLVTPRSQSAINTWFTDLAGTKPLTQLAKKVPIFSKKDEVFGYLAKYTVPVMRAAWLIKMTCAYYAAITETKVKKRLVIDPFMEWTQIITRYLWEQLQKMAEYYRPGPTGSGSCGSTVGPLPHDVEVAIRQWDYNEKLAMFMFQDGMLDRHEFLTWVLECFEKIRPGEDELLKLLLPLLLRYSGEFVQSAYLSRRLAYFCTRRLALQLDGVSSHSSHVIAAQSTSTLPTTPAPQPPTSSTPSTPFSDLLLCPQHRPLVFGLSCILQTILLCCPSALVWHYSLTDSRIKTGSPLDHLPIAPSNLPMPEGNSAFTQQVRAKLREIEQQIKERGQAVEVRWSFDKCQEATAGFTIGRVLHTLEVLDSHSFERSDFSNSLDSLCNRIFGLGPSKDGHEISSDDDAVVSLLCEWAVSCKRSGRHRAMVVAKLLEKRQAEIEAERCGESEAADEKGSIASGSLSAPSAPIFQDVLLQFLDTQAPMLTDPRSESERVEFFNLVLLFCELIRHDVFSHNMYTCTLISRGDLAFGAPGPRPPSPFDDPADDPERKEAEGSSSSKLEDPGLSESMDIDPSSSVLFEDMEKPDFPLFSPTMPCEGKGSPSPEKPDVEKEVKPPPKEKIEGTLGVLYDQPRHVQYATHFPIPQEESCSHECNQRLVVLFGVGKQRDDARHAIKKITKDILKVLNRKGTAETDQLAPIVPLNPGDLTFLGGEDGQKRRRNRPEAFPTAEDIFAKFQHLSHYDQHQVTAQVSRNVLEQITSFALGMSYHLPLVQHVQFIFDLMEYSLSISGLIDFAIQLLNELSVVEAELLLKSSDLVGSYTTSLCLCIVAVLRHYHACLILNQDQMAQVFEGLCGVVKHGMNRSDGSSAERCILAYLYDLYTSCSHLKSKFGELFSDFCSKVKNTIYCNVEPSESNMRWAPEFMIDTLENPAAHTFTYTGLGKSLSENPANRYSFVCNALMHVCVGHHDPDRVNDIAILCAELTGYCKSLSAEWLGVLKALCCSSNNGTCGFNDLLCNVDVSDLSFHDSLATFVAILIARQCLLLEDLIRCAAIPSLLNAACSEQDSEPGARLTCRILLHLFKTPQLNPCQSDGNKPTVGIRSSCDRHLLAASQNRIVDGAVFAVLKAVFVLGDAELKGSGFTVTGGAEELPEEEGGGGNGGRRQGGRNISVETASLDVYAKYVLRSICQQEWVGERCLKSLCEDSNDLQDPVLSSAQAQRLMQLICYPHRLLDNEDGENPQRQRIKRILQNLDQWTMRQSSLELQLMIKQTPNNEMNSLLENIAKATIEVFQQSAETGSSSGSAASNMPSSSKTKPVLSSLERSGVWLVAPLIAKLPTSVQGHVLKAAGEELEKGQHLGSSSRKERDRQKQKSMSLLSQQPFLSLVLTCLKGQDEQREGLLTSLYNQVHQIVKNWRDGQYLDDCKPKQLMHEALKLRLNLVGGMFDTVQRSTQQTTEWAILLLEIIISGTVDMQSNNELFTTVLDMLSVLINGTLAADMSSISQGSMEENKRAYMNLVKKLQKELGEHQSDSLEKVRQLLPLPKQTRDVITCEPQGSLIDTKGNKIAGFDSIFKKEGLQVSTKQKISPWDLFEGLKPSAPLSWGWFGTVRVDRRVARGEEQQRLLLYHTHLRPRPRAYYLEPLPLPPEDEEPPAPTLLEPEKKAPEPPKTDKPGAAPPNTEERKKKATKGKKRSQPAAKTEDYGMGPGRSGPYGVTVPPDLLHHANPGSIPHLNYRPGPIGLYTQNQPLPAGGPRVDTYRPVRLPMQKLPTRPTYPGVLPTTMTNVISLDPSYKTSMYRQQQPAVPQGQRLRQQLQQSQGMLGQSSVHQMTPSSSYGLQTSQGYTTYVSHVGLQQHTGPAGTMVPPSYSSQPYQSTHPPTNPTVVDPARHLQQRSSGYVHQQAPTYGHGLASAQRFPHPTLQQTTMLGTMNPLSTQGVQAGVRSTSILPEQQQQQQQQQQQQQQQQQQQQQQQQQQQQQQQYHIRQQQQQQILRQQQQQQQQQQQQPQPPQQQQQQPPPPQQHQQQPQQQAAPPQPQPQSQPQFQRQGLQQTQQQQQTAALVRQLQQQLSNTQPQPSTNIFGRY; this is translated from the exons ATGGCGGCCTTCGGGATCTTGAGCTACGAACACCGGCCTCTGAAGCGGCCACGGCTGGGGCCTCCCGATGTGTATCCTCAAGATCCCAAACAGAAGGAG GATGAACTGACGGCCTTGAATGTTAAACAAGGTTTCAATAACCAGCCTGCTGTGTCTGGGGATGAGCATGGCAGTGCCAAGAACGTCAACTTCAATCCTGCCAAG ATCAGTTCCAACTTCAGCAGCATTATTGCAGAGAAGTTAAGGTGTAATACTCTCTCTGACACTGGTCGCAGGAAGCCCCAAGTAAACCAGAAGGACAACTTCTGGCTGGTGACTCCGCGGTCCCAGAGTGCCATTAACACTTGGTTCACTGATCTGGCTGGCACCAAACCACTCACACAATTAGCCAAAAAG GTCCCCATTTTCAGCAAGAAGGATGAAGTATTTGGGTACTTGGCAAAATACACAGTGCCTGTGATGCGGGCCGCCTGGCTCATTAAGATGACCTGTGCCTATTATGCAGCGATCACTGAGACCAAGGTTAAGAAGAGACTCGTCATTGATCCCTTCATGG AATGGACTCAGATCATCACCAGGTACTTATGGGAacagctgcagaagatggctgagTACTACCGGCCAGGGCCTACAGGAAGTGGAAGCTGTGGTTCCACGGTAGGGCCCTTGCCCCATGATGTAGAGGTGGCAATCCGGCAGTGGGACTACAACGAGAAGCTGGCCATGTTCATGTTCCAG GATGGCATGTTGGACAGACATGAGTTCCTGACCTGGGTGCTTGAGTGTTTTGAAAAAATTCGCCCCGGAGAGGATGAATTGCTTAAactgctgctgcccctgctgcttcgA TACTCCGGGGAATTCGTTCAGTCTGCATACCTCTCCCGCCGCCTTGCCTACTTCTGTACCCGGAGACTTGCCCTGCAGCTGGATGGCGTGAGCAGCCACTCATCTCACGTTATAGCCGCGCAGTCCACAAGCACACTGCCTaccacccctgctccccagcccccaacGAGCAGCACACCCTCAACTCCCTTTAGTGACCTGCTGCTGTgccctcagcaccggcccctggtttTTGGCCTCAGCTGTATCCTACAG ACCATCCTCCTGTGTTGCCCTAGTGCCCTGGTTTGGCACTACTCGCTGACTGATAGCCGAATTAAGACTGGCTCACCACTTGACCACCTGCCTATTGCCCCCTCCAACCTACCCATGCCGGAGGGCAACAGTGCCTTCACCCAGCAG GTCCGTGCGAAGTTGCGAGAGATCGAGCAGCAGATCAAGGAGCGGGGACAGGCGGTTGAGGTCCGCTGGTCTTTTGATAAATGCCAGGAAGCCACTGCAG GTTTCACAATCGGACGGGTGCTGCATACCTTGGAAGTGCTCGACAGCCATAGTTTTGAGCGCTCTGACTTCAGTAATTCCCTTGACTCCCTTTGCAACCGAATCTTCGGACTGGGGCCTAGCAAAGATGGGCATGAG ATCTCCTCAGATGATGATGCCGTGGTATCTTTGCTATGTGAATGGGCTGTCAGCTGTAAGCGTTCTGGCCGGCATCGTGCTATGGTGGTAGCCAAGCTCCTGGAGAAGAGACAGGCGGAGATTGAGGCCGAG CGGTGCGGAGAAtcggaagcagcagatgagaaggGCTCCATCGCCTCTGGCTCCCTTTCGGCCCCGAGTGCTCCCATTTTCCAGGATGTCCTCCTGCAGTTTCTGGATACACAGGCTCCCATGCTGA cGGACCCGCGCAGTGAGAGTGAGCGGGTGGAGTTCTTCAACCTGGTACTACTGTTCTGTGAACTGATCCGCCATGATGTCTTCTCGCACAACATGTACACCTGCACTCTCATCTCCCGAGGGGACCTTGCCTTTGGAGCCCCCGGTCCCCGGCCTCCCTCCCCTTTCGATGATCCTGCCGATGACCCAGAGCGCAAGGAGGCcgaaggcagcagcagcagcaagctggag GATCCAGGGCTGTCAGAATCCATGGACATTGACCCTAGCTCCAGTGTGCTCTTTGAGGACATGGAGAAGCCTGACTTCCCA TTGTTTTCTCCTACTATGCCCTGTGAGGGCaagggcagcccctcccctgagaAACCAGATGTTGAGAAGGAGGTGAAGCCCCCACCCAAAGAGAAGATCGAGGGCACCCTGGGGGTTCTTTATGACCAGCCTCGGCACGTGCAGTACGCCACGCACTTTCCCATCCCCCAG GAGGAGTCGTGCAGCCATGAGTGCAACCAGCGCTTGGTCGTACTGTTTGGGGTGGGAAAGCAGCGAGACGATGCCCGCCACGCCATCAAGAAGATCACCAAGGATATCCTGAAGGTTCTGAACCGCAAGGGGACTGCAGAAACTG ACCAGCTTGCTCCTATTGTGCCTCTGAATCCTGGAGACCTGACATTCTTAG GTGGGGAGGATGGGCAGAAGCGGCGGCGCAACCGGCCTGAAGCCTTCCCCACTGCTGAAGATATCTTTGCTAAGTTCCAGCATCTTTCACATTATGACCAACACCAGGTCACGGCTCAG GTCTCCCGGAATGTTCTGGAGCAGATCACGAGCTTTGCCCTTGGCATGTCATACCACTTGCCTCTGGTGCAGCATGTGCAGTTCATCTTCGACCTCATGGAATATTCACTGAGCATCAGTGGCCTCATCGACTTTGCCATTCAG CTGCTGAATGAACTGAGTGTAGTTGAGGCCGAGTTGCTTCTCAAATCCTCGGATCTGGTGGGCAGCTACACGACCAGCCTATGCCTGTGCATCGTGGCCGTCCTGCGGCACTATCACGCCTGCCTCATCCTCAACCAGGACCAGATGGCACAGGTCTTCGAGGG GCTGTGTGGTGTGGTGAAGCATGGGATGAACCGGTCAGATGGCTCCTCTGCAGAACGCTGTATCCTCGCTTATCTCTATGATCTGTACACCTCCTGTAGCCATTTAAAGAGCAAATTTGGGGAGCTCTTCAG TGACTTCTGCTCCAAAGTGAAGAACACCATTTACTGCAACGTGGAGCCATCGGAATCCAACATGCGCTGGGCGCCCGAGTTCATGATTGACACTCTGGAAAACCCCGCAGCTCACACCTTCACCTACACGGGGCTAGGCAAGAGTCTTAGTGAGAACCCTGCTAACCGCTACAGCTTTGTCTGCAATGCCCTTATGCACGTCTGTGTGGGGCACCATGATCCCGATAG GGTGAATGACATCGCTATCCTGTGCGCAGAGCTCACCGGCTATTGCAAGTCATTGAGTGCCGAATGGCTAGGGGTTCTGAAGGCCTTGTGCTGCTCCTCCAACAATGGCACTTGTGGCTTCAACGACCTCCTCTGCAACGTAGAT GTCAGTGACCTGTCTTTTCATGACTCCCTGGCTACTTTTGTTGCCATCCTCATCGCTCGACAGTGTTTGCTTCTGGAAGATCTGATTCGCTGTGCCGCCATCCCTTCACTCCTTAATGCTG CCTGTAGCGAACAGGATTCTGAGCCGGGGGCCCGGCTTACCTGCCGCATCCTCCTGCACCTTTTCAAGACACCACAACTCAATCCTTGTCAGTCCGATGGAA ACAAGCCTACGGTAGGAATCCGCTCCTCCTGTGACCGCCAcctgctggctgcctcccagaaccGCATCGTGGATGGAGCTGTGTTTGCTGTTCTCAAGGCTGTGTTTGTACTTG GGGACGCGGAACTGAAGGGTTCAGGCTTCACTGTGACAGGAGGAGCAGAAGAACTTCccgaggaggagggaggaggtggcaaTGGTGGTCGGAGGCAGGGTGGCCGCAACATCTCTGTGGAGACAGCCAGTCTGGATGTCTATGCCAAGTACGTGCTGCGCAGCATCTGCCAGCAG GAATGGGTCGGAGAACGTTGCCTGAAGTCGCTGTGTGAGGACAGCAATGACCTGCAAGACCCAGTGTTGAGCAGCGCCCAGGCCCAGCGTCTCATGCAGCTCATCTGCTACCCACATCGACTGCTGGACAATGAGGATGGAGAGAACCCCCAGCGGCAGCGCATCAAGCGCATTCTCCAG AACTTGGACCAGTGGACCATGCGCCAGTCTTCCTTGGAGCTGCAGCTCATGATCAAGCAGACGCCTAACAAC GAGATGAATTCCCTCTTGGAGAACATCGCCAAGGCCACAATCGAGGTTTTCCAGCAGTCGGCGGAGACAGGGTCATCTTCCGGAAGCGCTGCAAGCAACATGCCCAGCAGCAGCAAGACCAAGCCTGTGCTCAG CTCTCTTGAGCGTTCTGGTGTGTGGCTGGTGGCTCCCCTCATCGCCAAACTGCCCACGTCAGTCCAGGGGCATGTATTAAAGGCCGCCGGGGAGGAACTGGAGAAGGGTCAGCACCTGGGTTCCTCTTCCCGCAAAGAACGTGATCGGCAAAAGCAGAAGAG TATGTCCCTGCTGAGCCAGCAGCCCTTTTTGTCACTGGTGCTGACGTGTCTGAAGGGGCAGGATGAGCAGCGGGAGGGACTCCTCACCTCCCTCTACAACCAGGTGCACCAG ATTGTGAAGAATTGGCGGGATGGCCAGTACTTAGATGACTGCAAACCCAAGCAGCTAATGCATGAGGCACTCAAACTGCGGCTCAACTTG GTGGGGGGCATGTTTGACACAGTACAGCGCAGCACCCAGCAGACCACGGAGTGGGCCATACTCCTCCTGGAGATCATCATCAGCGGCACCGTCGACATGCAGTCCAACAA CGAGCTCTTCACTACCGTGTTGGACATGCTGAGTGTCCTGATCAATGGGACGTTGGCTGCAGACATGTCCAGCATCTCCCAGGGCAGCATGGAGGAAAACAAGCGTGCATACATGAACCTAGTGAAGAAGCTACAG AAAGAGTTGGGGGAGCACCAGTCAGACAGTCTGGAAAAGGTTCGCCAGCTGCTGCCACTGCCTAAGCAGACCCGAGATGTCATCACGTGTGAGCCCCAGGGCTCCCTCATCGACACCAAGGGCAACAAGATCGCCGGCTTCGATTCCATCTTCAAGAAGGAG GGCCTGCAGGTTTCCACCAAACAAAAGATCTCGCCGTGGGATCTTTTCGAGGGATTGAAGCCGTCCGCGCCACTCTCCTGGGGCTGGTTCGGAACGGTCCGGGTCGACCGTCGAGTGGCTCGGGGAGAAGAGCAGCAGCGGCTACTGCTCTACCACACACACCTgaggccccggccccgggcctaCTACCTGGAGCCGCTGCCACTGCCACCCGAAGATGAGGAGCCCCCTGCTCCTACCCTGCTAGAGCCTGAGAAAAAGGCTCCAGAGCCCCCCAAAACCGACAAACCTGGGGCTGCTCCACCAAATACCGAGGAACGCAAGAAGAAGGCCACCAAGGGCAAGAAACGCAGCCAGCCGGCTGCCAAGACGGAG GACTACGGCATGGGCCCAGGCCGGAGCGGCCCCTATGGTGTGACAGTGCCTCCAGACCTCCTGCACCACGCAAACCCTGGCTCCATACCCCACCTTAACTACAGACCGGGCCCCATAGGCCTGTACACCCAGAACCAGCCACTCCCTGCAG GTGGCCCACGTGTGGACACGTACCGCCCTGTGCGGCTACCAATGCAGAAGCTGCCAACTCGACCAACTTACCCTGGAGTGCTGCCCACGACTATGACTAACGTTATAAGCCTAGATCCTTCTTATAAGACATCCATGTACCGGCAGCAGCAACCTGCAGTGCCCCAAGGACAGCGCCTTCGCCAACAGCTCCAG CAGAGCCAGGGGATGTTGGGACAGTCATCTGTGCATCAGATGACTCCCAGCTCTTCCTACGGTTTGCAGACCTCCCAG GGCTATACTACTTACGTTTCTCATGTGGGACTGCAGCAACACACAGGCCCTGCAGGTACCATGGTGCCTCCCAGCTACTCCAGCCAGCCTTATCAGAGCACCCACCCTCCTACCAATCCTACTGTTGTAGATCCCGCACGCCACCTGCAACAGCGCTCCAGTGGCTATGTGCACCAGCAGGCCCCAACCTATGGACACGGACTGGCCTCTGCTCAAAG GTTTCCACATCCGACCCTGCAGCAGACAACCATGTTAGGCACCATGAATCCACTGAGTACCCAGGGCGTGCAGGCAGGCGTCCGCTCCACTTCCATCCTGcccgagcagcagcagcagcaacagcagcagcaacagcagcagcagcaacaacaacagcagcagcagcagcagcagcaacagcagcagcagcagcagcagtatcACAtccggcagcagcagcagcagcagatcctGCGG cagcagcagcagcagcagcaacaacagcagcagcagccgcagccgccacagcagcagcagcagcagccgccgccgccacaacaacaccagcagcagccacaacaacaggcagctcctccccagccccagccccagtctcaGCCCCAG TTCCAGCGCCAGGGGCTTCAGcagacacagcagcagcagcagacggcaGCTTTGGTCCGGCAACTCCAACAACAGCTCTCCA ATacccagccacagcccagcacCAACATATTTGGACGCTACTGA